The genomic window TGTCCGAAGGCGCAGGCTGCCGTCCAGGGGCACATCCAGCAGCGACTCCTCCCCCATGCGCAGCAGCTCACGGATGTCCTGCTTGGTGTTGCGGAGGACGAGCTCCAGACCCTCCTCGCCGAAGCTCTGGACGGTCCCGTCGAGCAGGGCGTTGCGGGTGTTGGTGAAGGTCGCCGCGTGGGCCGGCCCATGGGCGCGGTCGGGGATGAAATCCGCCAGGCGGTGCAGGTCCGACCGGCGCAGCACCCGCGGAAGGGTGGTGTAGCAGGCCTCCACGCCCTCCAGGATCTCCTGCCCGGCCTGAGTCACCACGCATTCGTACTCAAGGCCGCGGTCCTTCAGCTTGATGGCCAGGTTCTCGCCGGGCTTGAGACCCCAGGCGGCGATGTCCTCGAACGGCATCCGGAAGGCCAGGCGTTCCCCATCCTCCGTGAGGATAGGGAACGCGGCGCGCTGGTCCTTGTAGGCCACCTCCAGCCGGGCTCCGGCCAGGCAGAGGCGCTGCAGCGCCATGCGGATCAGGGTGTCGTCCTCGAGCAGCACGGCTGCCTTGGCCATGTCAGACCTCGCCAGTGAGGGAGTGGGCGTCGGGCACCGGGGGCACGGCACCGGCCGGGAGCCAGCGGGCCAGGGCACGGTGCAGGTCGGGCACCCGGACGGGCTTGGGGATGTGGTCGTCCATGCCGGCCTCGAGACAGCGCTCGCGGTCGCCCACCATGGCGTTGGCCGTCATCGCCACCACGGGCAGGCGCCGCCGGCCCCGCTCGCGCTCCCGCAGGCGCCGGGTGGCCTCGTAGCCATCCATTTCCGGCATCTGGCAGTCCATGAGCACCAGGTCGTAGGACACGCCCACCAGGGCATCCAGGGCTTCCACGCCGGTCGCCACCACATCCGCCTGGATGCCGAACCGGGAAAGCAGGGTGAGGGCGACCTTCTGGTTCACCAGGTTGTCCTCCGCCAGCAGCACCCGGACCGGCACGGGCCCGCCCGAAGGCCCGGCGGCAGCCGCCTTGGCCGGCCCCCCCGCGGCCGGCCCCGCGGGTTCCAGCAGGGCGCGGAGCTGGCTGGGCCGGATGGGCAGGGGAAGGAAGGCCTGCACGCCGTGGCGGGCGGCCGCCTCCCTCAGCTCGGGCTGGTAGAGCGGGCTGACGAGGGCCACGGTGCAGTCCCCCGCTGCGCCCTGGATGGCTTCGATGCAGGCGGAGCCCGCCAGCACCAGGGCGCCGGGCCGCCGCAGGCCCTGCAACCACGAGGCCGGATCCGCCCCCTTGGGCATCAGGTGCGAATCCAGACCCCAGACGCGGAACTGCTCCTCGAGCAGACGAGTCGTGGCCGGCGGAAGCCCCGCCAGGAGCACCTCGTTGACCGGATTCCGCAGCGGCGCCTGGCAGCCACGGGTGCCGAGCCCGAGGGTGAACCAGAAGGTGCTGCCCTCCCCGGGAAGGCTCTCCACACCGATCTCCCCGCCCATCAGTTCCACCAGCCGCTTGCAGATGGTCAGCCCCAGGCCCGTGCCGCCGTACTTCCGGGTGGTGGAGCTGTCGCCCTGGAAGAAGGAGGTGAAGAGGCGCTCGACCACCTCCGGCCGCATGCCGATCCCCGTGTCGCGGACCTCCACGCGCAGAAGCCCGCCAGCGCGGCCCTCGACCTCGGGGCGCACGCGGACCTCCACCGACCCGTCATGGGTGAACTTGAGGGCGTTGTCCATGAGGTTCGTCAGCACCTGGCGCAGCCGGGTCGGATCCCCCGTCACGGACAGGGGCGTGGCGGGATCCACGAAGACCCCCAGCTCCACCCCCTTGGCCTGGGCCTTCATGGCCAGGACGGCCATGACATCCTCCACCACGCTCAGCAGGTCGAAGTCGAGGATCTCCATCTCGAGCTTCCCCGCCTCGATCTTGGAGAAATCGAGGATGTCGTTGATGAGCGTCAGCAGGGACTCGCCGCAAGAGCGCACCGTCTCGGCGTACTGACGCTGTTCAGCGCCCAGGGGCGTGTCCAGCAGCAGGCCCGTCATGCCGATGATGCCGTTCATGGGGGTGCGGATCTCGTGGCTCATGTTGGCCAGGAACTCGCTCTTGAGGCCGGAGAGCTCCAGGGCCTTGTCACGGGCCCGGGCCAGCTCCTGGGCAGCCTCCTCCAGCTTCAGCTCCGCCCGCCGGCGGTCCGTGATGTCGTGGTACTGCCAGAGGTGGCCCAGGTAGTCCTCGCCCACCTGGATGGGCACGAAGTCGCGGGAGAGGATGCGCCCA from Geothrix sp. includes these protein-coding regions:
- a CDS encoding ATP-binding protein, which produces MPTEAHPPFPSLTPASGGPPAPIQGEADRYRALVDHLKEVVFQIDRQGHWSLLNPAWTQLTGFGVAESLGRPFLDFLHPADKPRYLNMLTYAVDTGQDAFEGEFRIPRENGEVKWVEAYQRISFDEAGVVRGVTGTFSDVTERKHTEIVLRVATSRLRTLIENMQAGILVETEGRRIALLNETFCWMFQVPVPAHVLVESETRDLLEECLPLLESPEAFLARQEEVAAARLPVTGEEWRLKDGRILSRDFVPIQVGEDYLGHLWQYHDITDRRRAELKLEEAAQELARARDKALELSGLKSEFLANMSHEIRTPMNGIIGMTGLLLDTPLGAEQRQYAETVRSCGESLLTLINDILDFSKIEAGKLEMEILDFDLLSVVEDVMAVLAMKAQAKGVELGVFVDPATPLSVTGDPTRLRQVLTNLMDNALKFTHDGSVEVRVRPEVEGRAGGLLRVEVRDTGIGMRPEVVERLFTSFFQGDSSTTRKYGGTGLGLTICKRLVELMGGEIGVESLPGEGSTFWFTLGLGTRGCQAPLRNPVNEVLLAGLPPATTRLLEEQFRVWGLDSHLMPKGADPASWLQGLRRPGALVLAGSACIEAIQGAAGDCTVALVSPLYQPELREAAARHGVQAFLPLPIRPSQLRALLEPAGPAAGGPAKAAAAGPSGGPVPVRVLLAEDNLVNQKVALTLLSRFGIQADVVATGVEALDALVGVSYDLVLMDCQMPEMDGYEATRRLRERERGRRRLPVVAMTANAMVGDRERCLEAGMDDHIPKPVRVPDLHRALARWLPAGAVPPVPDAHSLTGEV